The Nerophis ophidion isolate RoL-2023_Sa linkage group LG25, RoL_Noph_v1.0, whole genome shotgun sequence genomic sequence tccaactttcaggtatgactatataatctcactaacacaataagcagataagggattttccagaattaccctcgtaaatgtgtctaataacaactgaatcgctctcgctatcatccacaagtctttcatcctcactcaaattaatgggggaaattgtcgctttcctcggtctgaattgctctagctgctggtggccaatgtgaggagctctacaaccagtgacatcacgcgcacatcgtctgctacttccggtacaggcaaagctttttattaacaaccaaaagttgtgaactttgtagttgatgttctctactaaatcctttcagcaaaaatatggcaatatcacgaaatgatccagtatgacacatagaatggacctgctgtccccgtttaaataagaaaatctcatttcaggatGCCTTTAAGGAGCATTTGCCAAAATTGTCCATCCaccaggtgtggcatatcaaagtGCTGATTTAGACACATGTGTGCCTTATGCTGACTACTGTAATGTCATTACAAAATATAGTTTTACTGCACTGAGGGGCTGGGAGTGACCACTGTATGGTAGCCGGTAATGATGTCGTGTGGGTTACTGGTTTGCTGATGTCGAACATTGTTACCATGGAATACCCTCATGGGCATACGTACTCTGGACTACTAACACAGatgccacacctgtgaagtggaTTAACTCTGCAAAGGAGAAGTTGTCTGTACAATATttagtatgtttacatgcactaaattagtaatTCCTCCAACATATGGAAACACCTGAATCTAGTGATTCTCGAATTGTAATACactggctccatctagtggcacaccaaaaaaatcacttaattgatttagttatttattttctatATTCAAGGTATTTTTGTTAAAACTGTGTAACCTTATAGTGTCTAATAAAATTTTATATACGgtacttgttgaataaaacctgAATATTCAGGCCAACTACGCTACTGTGTTAATGTTGGTTATATGGAGGTCCTTTGAGAGCAAATAAGAGTTTTCTAAGGTTGTACTTTGTGAAAAAAGCTTGAGGACCACTTCCTGAATCAGATTGTCTTTTTCAAAATCAGATTATGCAATTGGAAACATTCTCTGGCCAAATTTAATGTCAACAAAAGGCTAGTGGGGAGaaataggttttttttttggtacaattTAAATTCATCTCATGAAATATGAGCAAAAATAGTTGTTGCATTTGCATATTCAGTGAGTGTATTGTGCTGGTCAAAATGTAGTTCTTGCCAGGATTCACTTAGATTTAAGGAAATTTTTTggtatttattttgaacatgcatactgTTAGTGTGTAGTTCACATATTTCCAACTATCCAAAAAGGAGACAAAAGAAGCAGAGTTTGTTTAATCCTACCCGTTTCCTGTTTCGAACGCATTTGTTCACTTCATGTCTCAATCTGTAACAGTTCCCAGGAAGAGATTATCCATAAATTGTGGTTGACTTAATATGTTACATAGTATCTCATTTATCAACAAAGGtcaaaatgtttatcaggattcttcttctttCTTTGCGGGTTGAAGCAGTTTCCAATACTGGATcacattgtttgacttctttttTTAGTCCATCCAAAAACTGTACAGTCTTGGTAGCAAGTTTTAGAGATATTGTCTTAAGAATTACATTTTATGAAGGAAATGATCTTTAAAGCAACATGGGAACTTCCAAACAAATCACTTATAAACACTTGAGTCAAGAGACTTGGAGGATTGCcgtcttcttttcttttttgaatAACACAAAAACCTCCAGCTGGGTGGCAGCACTGCTCAAGttagtttacagcaggggtctcaaacttaattTACCGGGGGGCCACAGAGActtggtgaggctgggctgcaaaaaagatttcttaaatttttttattttttttgcatactcctcagtatgtctagttgtataatacgtttcaaattgtattccttgtgcacacgcaactttctctgtgcaaataagacacatcggGGGGCCCgagtgctcaacaaagaaatattgcatctcccacttttcctggaattgcctTTGCTCATCACCAACCTTTCTCtttactgcaggctttgaaaaagacatctttggggttgtggaatatatttgtatttagccgacgcacggagaataatgttatttccacatgtgtgtcgttctgcttttcctccctacagcaacacggcggtcggcggataatagccgagaaagtaccgggatagccaGCGCAAGAAAGTGACGTCTCCCGAGTGTTTTCCGCCGTCATGGAAATAAATGTAGTGtttatcgtgtgaggcaatgcaacttaaacaataaaaaaaaagaaataccggTTTGAattggtgggcttcacggtggaagagggttcctgcgtctgcctcacaatacgaaagtcctgagtagtctggggttcaatcctgggctcgggatctttctgtgtggagtttgcatgttctccccatgaatttgtgggttccctccgaatactctggcttcctcccacttccaaagacatgcacctggggataggttgattggcaacactaaattggccctagtgtgtgaatgtgagtgtgaatgttgtctgactgtgttggcccttcgatgaagtggcgacttgtcaagggtgtacctcgccttccgcccgattgtagctgagatagacactataataagcggtagaaatgaatggatgttattactgacggacaggtgtcgcaatgTGACTGCGGCCAggtacgtaagaaaacccttgtctccatggttttcactcatttgccgcttttccactaatgcaggggtaggcaacccagaacgttgaaagagccattttgtacCCAAATaaaacaacgctgtcaagcgacaTCCAAGTGACACACGGAGGcctcactaacattaaactttcatagtaAGGTGGGTcaataccggtcgatctacgttcccatcctcacctatggtcatgtgctttgggtcatgactgaaaggataagatcacgggtacaagcggccgaaatgagtttcctccgccgggtggcgaggctcttccttagagatagggtgagaagctctgccatccgagaggagctcaaagtaaagccgctgctcctccacatcgagaggagccagatgaggtggttcgggcatctggtcaggatgccacccgaacgcctccctagggaggtgtttaaggcacgtccaaccggtaggaggccacggggaagacccaggacacgttgggaagactatgtctcccggctggcctgggaacgcctcgggatcccccgggaagagctagacaaagtggctggggagaggaaagtctgggttctctgcttaggctgctgcccccgcgacccgaccttggataagcggaagaagatgcatGGCTGGAATTAAGGTGGGGGACGCAAAATAACGTCCAGCGGTCCTCGTGTCTGAGACCCCAGGTCTACAGTCTCAAACAGGAAATATGACCAAGCATATTATTTGCGCTAaaacaggggcgtcaaactcatttagatcgggggccacatggagaaaaatctactcccaagtgagccagactggtaaaatcacggcacgattacttaaaaataaagacaacttcagattgtttttttgtttgtctaaaaataaaacaagcacatgggttagtgcgtctgcctcacaatatgaagttcctgcagtcctgggttcaaatccaggctcgggatctttctgtgtggagtttgcatgttctccccgtgaatgcgtgggttccctccaggtactccggcttcctcccacttccaaagacatgcacctggggataggttgattggcaacactaaattggccctagtgtgtgaatgtgagtgtgaatgttgtctgtctatctgtgttggccctgcgatgaggtggcgacttgtccagggtgtaccctgccttccgcccgattgtagctgagataggcgccagcgccccccgcgaccccgaaagggaataagcggtagaaatggatggattctgaaaatgtacaaatcatgtttttttttacacttacatgttgctgttaatagtatttctttttttgtcgttatttatattttctgaattatgtgataatgttcatcagtcaacacaTTAGTGTATTAGTATGTTATATATGTAGTTTAATctttttcctcgactgatgtactaattagtttagtttagtttgttcttcttcggtcaatggtcaacaaaacaaacaaacagttgtacatagattgaaaaaatgttgcagaccgaaagggtttaggcttaAGTTAAATACTTATTgcacctaaccctataaacaatgtcaagtacaaaataaacttccgaaaattatgaaatgtcctttgcacaacatattatgaatacacattatacacaacatgaacgtagttcaattatatacacagtaaaggcatgtgaaatatccttgcacatgtattaaacctttgcaccaattatatactatatatacaaaactattatacttccattattattatttatatcccacgtttagtttttaattaacattaatcatattgttaactacaatgttgattcaagagtgatatattttttcaagacaatggtcttaaagtgttttttaaatgtgtgaatgaaagtgagtgtgaatgttgtctatctgtgttggccctgcgatgaggtggcgacttgtccagggtgtaccccgccttccgcccgattgtagctgagataggtgccagcgccccccgcaaccccaaaagggcataagcggtagaagatggatggatgaatggaactggaacattttaaggaatcatccaagctgttccacagttgaactcctctaacagaaacacatctactttttaagctcttTCTTAATTTTGCTTTTTAAAAGAAAGCTGAGCCTCTGAGGTCATAAGGTTTCTCTCTGGGTTTGAATCTCACCTgtagacacccaggcagcatgtggttatgagctttgtaagtcacaatagtagtattgaggtcaacaagatcgtgcagttttaatgtttttaatttaatgaacagagcattggtatggtcatgataattcgcataatttacaattctaatcgctttcttttgaagtaagaatatagggggtgcattagtcccttccgtcaaaactctaaaggccgactgcacatttcctatcttcacaataaaagccctgcttcatgctgcctgcgctaacaaaataagagtctcggaaagctggcgtgcacaagtgatgtgcacgccagctttctgagggatcgcttgtgcacgccagttttccgagactctgtatttagttagcgcaggcagcatgaagcagggcttttattgtgaggataggaaatgtgcagtcggcctttagagttttgacggaaggtacggcgcgagagtctgttgaaataaaaagtgtttctcgccttcctctctgtcattttttcataataatgatcttgcagcagccagcgtcatctcacaagaccctccggtaccgtgaatgtcatttaagtgacgtcttggtgaagattgatgatcactaaattttaggtctattttttttaaaagcctggctggagatcgactgatacaccccccgcggtcgactggtagctcgcgatcgacgtaatgggcacccctgatctacaaagatacaaagaattgctattgtgacatccagtggacacattaggAACAGTTGTGTCTTTCATTGaaaaatttcaggttcatttgtagacttagcaaactcatcccgcgggccaggtaaaacctgttcgcgggccctTGGCTTACATACATCAAATACACACAGCCTTTAAATAGTTAAAATCAATAGACCAGTACTTCTTATATAGTGGGGCAGTCATGAGAAGGTGTCAGACATGTCTTCAGCTGGGTGGCATGTTGGGGCTGGTGCCAGCAACTGACAGGTTCTCAATTTTATTTCAATTTAAGGGGAGCGTGAAGAAAATGATGTCCCCAAGGATGGGCATGACAaaaaattgttataaagcacttCTCTTATGGTTAGTAGGTATTCACCACACAGGCTAAGATTCGAATCTCCAGACTGTGGTCCTGACATCCTTAACTCTAGGCCAGGGCGGACTTGATTGGCACACAAAAATGACTTAATTCATAACTCTATGAAAAACTGGCAaaacaatatattaaaaaaagcaagTGCTTCCATCTGCTTCATGCCTCCTCCAACTCTACCAGCACGCCATCACAGTCTTTGGGATGAAGAAACATAACCGGTTTTCCATGAGCTCCTATTCGCGGCTCTGCTGACAGAGTTCGGATGTTCCTTGCCTTCAGGTCTTTGATTGCAGCACTGATGTCGTCAACCTGCAGAAGACGCATGAAAGTTGGATAATGCATTAGCCGTTTTccaccagtaaacatgttttcaaAGCCACCAGAAGGGGTTGCACTCAGGAGGCAGATGTATTAACCACAACTACTCCATACTACCTGTCagaaaaatattgtgtaaattatcACATAAAacgttgtattacattgtgttcctgaccaggagaaaaaaggctggaactttccaagaagaatgctggacttccaggcggacagatggtggaatctgcccaacttccagaggaactcttttaagtatttttacgaaccctctttgatctattttatggggcTCTctgtgatctattttatgggactttctttgatccgttcgggaaccgaaggcaatgctggtcacgacccacttccttgaggaagcagctgtgggaaggaggggaaTGAAAATCAAAGAACCAGGAgaacgatcttggggcagagcatgGTGCAGAAATGGTACAGACAGTACCGGGCCGTGTCTCTCCTCAAGAttgagtccaaatttaactctgtctctgtttgattccttgtctttgtcttgtttaatagatgtcatcagtgtttgaacctgacactaccCTTGAACAAATAATGATAATCCTCATAGAAACACTGTTGTGTTGTGTTCAACAATCTGTTATATTGTATACTgaaaacatttcaacaaaaacgagTACGAAAATGAAAGTTATACAGTTAGTTGGATGAGCTGGCGTTTATATTACAACAAACTGTGCATACCAGTGTTTCCTATACATGTTTGATGCTACCTTTTCACCTTAGCTTGCATCATAAACACATTATATTAGGACTGTCTGGAATGTCGCTTGCTGTTACAACGGCGTACAGTAGATAGCTGCCGTAAGCCCCTTTTCATGTGTCAAGACTGGCGTTAACGTGGAAATGTGCGCTGCCTCACGGAAACTCCGAGTAGCTGCTGTACAcacatttctacaggctgtggTTACATCAGCGCAGGGGTCGACAACCAAAAACGTTGAAAGATCCAtattggacaaaaaaataaaaaatacaaaaatctgtctggagccgcaaaaaattaaaagggatttcatcatcaatggtctgtaatgtcatcaaaaggttcagagaatctgaagtaATCACTGCACAGCACTGCCCGTGaactttgacccctcaggcggaattgcatcaaaaaccaacatcagtgtgtaaaggatatcattacatgggctcaggaaagcttcagaaaaccactgtcactaaacacagttggttgctacatctgtaagtgcaagttaaactctactacgcaaagcgaaagccatttatcaacaacacccaaaaacgctgccggtttcatctaagatggactgatacaaactggaaaagtgttctgtggtctgacgagtccacatttcaaatagtttttggaaactatagACGTTGTGcccttcggaccaaagaggaaaagaaccatccagactgttatcgacgcaaagttcaaaagccagcatgtgtgatggtatgggggtgcattagtgcccaaggcatgggtaacttacacatctgtgaatgcaccattaatgctgaaaggtacatacaggttttggtgcaacatatgttgtcatccaagcgccgtctttttcatggacgctcctgcttatttcagcaagacaatgccaagccacattcagcacgtgttacagtacaacagcatggcttcgtagtaaaagagtgcgggtactagactggcctggctgtcgtccggacctgtctcccattgaaaatgtgtggcgaactataaagagtaaaatacgatttcaaattgtttttggaaactgtggatgtcgtgtcctacgccaacttttttgcaatgtgttgctgccattaaattctaagttaataattatttgcaaaaaaacattagtTTCTGAGTTTCAacattaaataccgtatttccttgagatGCCGCAGGGCATAAagaatgcgcctgccttgaattactgccgggtcaaactcgcttcccaaaataattagcgcatgcttagtattaccacctggtcaaacttgtaacgtcacgagtgacacttcccctgtcatcattttcaaaatggaggaggctgatttcaataccggttattttaaatcgcataaagggaagaagattaaggtcaaagcttacaatacactcaaatttttactgcacacctttggtaagtgccggagtgagaagaggttttaaaataattagcgcatgcttacttttaccgcatgcctttggtaagcgcaggagtgagaagaggttttacattaattagcgccccggcggcaattcaaggaaatacggtatcttgtctttgcagtctcttcaattgaatatactctaagttggaaaggatttgcaaattattttattctgtttttatttacaatttacacaatgtgccaacttcactggttttgggttttgtccaTGCAgggaaatgggctccagttctgtagacGACGTCACACCAAGAAGGGCGGCATATCGAGCTTGGCAATGGAAAGGGGCGTTCCAAGATCAATTagttatctactaataaaaactatttgaaattatGAAAAATGACTGCCAGAATAATTTTCAGGAGAAAAACATACATAAAGATAAATTGTTCGTGAAATGTCCGTCGCCTGGAAGCTATAGAAAAACACGGTTCGCCAAGACTTGATGAATTGTCGGACATAAGGGAGCTTTCACTGTACCGTGCTTGTGCTTACCTCGATACAAATGTGGTGCATCCCACCCGCCTTGTTCTTCTGTAAAAATCCAGCAATGGGGCTCTTCTCCCCGAGAGGATGGAGAAGCTCCAGCTTGGTGTTGCCGAGCTCCACAAACACGGTGGAGACACCATGCTCGGGCAGAGCCACCCGTTCGCTTACTGTGGCCCCCAGGACATCCCGATACAAAGCAGTGGCCTTGTCCATGTCTGGCACGGCAATGGCGATATGGTTGAGCTTGCCCAGGTTCCACAGCGACCTTGGGGTGTTCTGATGAAGGGATGCTGTGGTCGAATGTGCTCGCAGGAAAGTGAGTGCAGCACATCTGGATAAACTGGAAACTAAAAGGCATACAGGAACATTTTGAACGTGAAGCGTTGACATAAATGATAAACAGAGAGATTAAGGCAGTTATCGAGTAAGTCAATTATAACTGTATGCTTTATGGTCCAAGTACATACACTCATACTACAAACcctgcttccatatgagttgggaaattttgttggatgtaaatataaacggaatacaatgatttgcaaatgattttctaccaatttcagttgaatatgctacaaaaaaaaaacatatttgatgtccaaactgataaacattttttttttgcaaataatcatcaactttagaatttgatgccagcaacacgtgaaaaagaagttgggaaaggtggcaataaatactgataaagttgaggaatgctcatcaaacacttatttggaacatcccacaggtgtgcaggctaattgggaacaggtgggtgccatgattgggtataaaaatagcttcccaaaaaatgctcaatctttcacaagaaagtatggggcgaggtacacccctttgtccacaaatgcgtgagcaaatagtcaaacagtttaagaacaacgtttctcaaagtgcaattgcaagaaatttaggggtttcaacatctacggtccatattaaCATCAAAAGGTtatgaaaatctggagaaatcactccacgtaagcggcatggccagacaccaacattgaatgaccatgaccttcgatccctcagacggcattgtatcaaataccgacatcaatctctaaaggatatcaccacatgggctcaggaacacttcagaaaaccactgtcactaaatacagttggtcgctacatctgtaagtgcaagttaaagctctactatgcaaagcgaaagccatttatcaacaacatccagaaacgcagcaggcttctctgggcccgagatcatctgggATGGACTGCTGCaatgtggaaaggtgttctgtggtctgacaagtccacatttcaaattttttgggaaatattcgacatcgtgtcatccggaccaaaggggaagcgaaccatccagactgttatcgacgcaaaaaagccagcatctgtgatggtatgggggtgcattagtgtccaaggcatgggtaacttacacatctgtgaaggcaccattaatgctgaaaggtacatacagcttttggaacagcatatgctgccatccaagcgcagtctttttcatggaagcccctgcttatttcagcaagacaatgccaagccactttcagcacatgttacaacagcgtggtttcgtaaaaaaaaaaaagtgcgggtactttcctggcccgcccgcagtccagacctgtctcccatcgaaaatgtgtggcgcattataaagcataaaataagacagcggagaccccggactgttgaacgactgaagctctacataaaacaagaatgggaaagaattccactttcaaagcttcaacaattagtttcctcagttcccaaacgtttgagtgttgttaaaagaaaaggtgatgtaacacagtggtgaacatgccctttcccaactactttggcacgtgttgcagccatgaaattcaaagttgacTATTATttgcaatacaaaaataaagtctatgagtttgaatttcaaatatcttgtctttgtggtgcattcaactgaatatgggttgaaaagaatttgcaaatcattgtattatgttttagctacaatagggcggaaggcagggtataccctggacaagtccccacctcatcgcagggccaacacaattgtagctgagaaaggcgccagcaccccccgcaacgctgaaagggaataagcggtagaaaatggatggatggatgtattctgtttatatttacatctaacacaatttcccaactcatatggaagcggggtttgttgTACAAATAACATAATCATGACCAATTGAAGGCATTAACTAAATGTTTGTACTTTTAACAGTGTATTCATCAATTCAATAGGCAAAAAGAAACAAAAGAAAAGCCAGATAGtaatttaatcaaagttaatctaATGAAATATCTTATGTTTACAGTAAGCACAAAGTATGTGTGCATTGTACTCCATCAATAATACAACAAATACTACATATTGCGTCAACATTTTGTGTAAACAAGTTAGCGGTTCAACGTGGCTCTTATAGAATTGCGCAGAGGCTGAAAAGAAGAAGAGTTTAGAAGTATTAAACAACACCAACCAGCAACCTTCACAACCGCGGACGCCATGATTAAGCGGAACAAAATACGCGGAGGTTTTGCGCGAAGGGGAACCTTTATGTGCAGCACACATTTCCCTCACATGTGTGGGTAACGATGGCTACCACGGACACGCTGGAAGAGAGTTTAAACAAACTTAACGTCACCACTCAGCATCCAGAGGACTTTCTGAGGCAAGTGTTACGTCCCCGAAATGATTGTTGTTATTTATAATTATTGTTTAGCGTTGCGTGTGCTAATTCGTGGTGTAACTAGCTAAGCTAACTTATGCTAACTTATTATGCAGTTATTTTACACTCACAACGGCAATGTCCTTTATATCCATTAATGTCCTGCTATCAATTATAACTTTAGTATATTACTGAAATCAATCAAGcattcaaagtttatttatatagccttagatcacgagtgtttcaaagggctgcacaagcaacaacgacatcctcggtttagatcccacatcaggacaaggaaaaactcaacccaacgggatactatgagaaaccttggaggggactgcagat encodes the following:
- the mcee gene encoding methylmalonyl-CoA epimerase, mitochondrial, with product MASAVVKVAVSSLSRCAALTFLRAHSTTASLHQNTPRSLWNLGKLNHIAIAVPDMDKATALYRDVLGATVSERVALPEHGVSTVFVELGNTKLELLHPLGEKSPIAGFLQKNKAGGMHHICIEVDDISAAIKDLKARNIRTLSAEPRIGAHGKPVMFLHPKDCDGVLVELEEA